A genomic stretch from Brockia lithotrophica includes:
- a CDS encoding helix-turn-helix domain-containing protein, which yields MKIHRAYRYELDPNEEQRILLVKHAGAARFAYKWGLVRWKRSTKPKVSAQMPSNSIAN from the coding sequence GTGAAGATTCATAGAGCCTACCGGTACGAACTCGACCCCAATGAGGAACAACGCATTCTCCTCGTCAAGCATGCTGGGGCGGCACGCTTTGCCTACAAATGGGGTCTTGTACGGTGGAAGAGATCCACGAAACCGAAGGTCTCAGCACAAATGCCATCGAATTCCATCGCGAACTGA
- a CDS encoding transposase, translated as MRDKNERLIKRTKNYEKARLEVARLHRQIRNIRMDFLRKLTSELVRTHPVIAIEDLNVAGMLKNNRLARHIAEVGWGTFRTLLEAKARLRGVQLVKANRYEPTSKTCSVCGHVLSEFPLSARTWTCPVCGTHHDRDENATKNLLPSIRPGSRHVGCPTASFAGSDACGEELCGGTEVRSTSISS; from the coding sequence GTGCGGGACAAAAACGAAAGGCTTATCAAGCGCACGAAGAACTATGAAAAGGCTCGCCTCGAAGTCGCCAGACTCCACCGCCAGATTCGAAACATCCGGATGGACTTCCTTCGCAAGCTTACGAGCGAACTCGTCCGGACGCATCCGGTGATTGCGATCGAGGATTTGAACGTTGCCGGAATGCTGAAAAACAACCGCCTCGCCCGGCACATCGCCGAAGTCGGCTGGGGCACCTTCCGGACGCTTCTCGAAGCGAAAGCCAGGCTTCGGGGAGTGCAACTTGTGAAGGCAAACCGCTACGAGCCAACGTCGAAGACGTGCTCCGTTTGTGGTCACGTGCTTTCCGAATTTCCGCTTTCTGCCCGAACGTGGACGTGTCCCGTCTGCGGAACACACCACGACCGAGACGAGAACGCGACAAAGAATCTGCTTCCTTCAATTCGCCCTGGCAGCCGGCACGTAGGCTGCCCTACCGCGAGTTTTGCGGGAAGTGACGCTTGTGGAGAGGAGCTCTGCGGCGGAACGGAAGTCCGGTCTACGAGCATCTCCTCGTAG
- a CDS encoding MFS transporter: protein MGFLPLFGREVGVAAAGLFFSANAVVTFLVRLVAGRAFDRHGYPVVALAALFGTAGLLLLADARTLPDFLLAAAFYGVAFGVIQPALQAWAVHLSTPERRGAANAMFYSAFDLGIGTGAALCGPIAAGTGYRAMYRGLAWVFALFLVLGAVAPRPHFTEGPGPQQTSPRERVQRRR, encoded by the coding sequence GTGGGCTTCCTCCCCCTCTTTGGACGCGAAGTCGGCGTCGCCGCGGCCGGACTGTTCTTTTCCGCAAACGCCGTCGTGACGTTTCTCGTCCGCCTCGTCGCCGGCCGAGCGTTCGACCGCCACGGATACCCGGTGGTCGCCCTCGCCGCCCTCTTTGGCACCGCAGGTCTCCTCCTCCTCGCCGACGCTCGCACCCTACCAGATTTCCTCCTCGCCGCCGCGTTTTACGGCGTCGCCTTCGGCGTCATCCAACCGGCATTGCAGGCGTGGGCGGTACACCTCTCCACCCCTGAACGGCGGGGAGCCGCAAATGCGATGTTTTACTCCGCCTTCGACCTCGGGATCGGGACGGGGGCTGCACTTTGCGGCCCCATAGCCGCGGGCACGGGGTATCGGGCCATGTACCGTGGATTGGCTTGGGTATTCGCCCTCTTCCTCGTCCTCGGGGCCGTCGCGCCTCGGCCCCACTTCACAGAAGGGCCCGGTCCTCAGCAAACTTCTCCCCGCGAACGCGTTCAAAGGCGGCGATGA
- a CDS encoding ABC transporter ATP-binding protein, translated as MWLILEGVAKTFYPGTPLERPALRGISFTLAEGEFAVVIGSNGAGKSTLLNVIAGTHRPDRGKIFLDGEEITRAPEHVRARAIARVFQDPLQGTAPSLTIAENLAVALRRGERRGLRVSTGPKERERFREALRILGMGLEDRLDARVGTLSGGERQALSLLMATFTRPKLLLLDEHTAALDPKRARDIAALTERLVREWHLTTLMVTHNMEQAIAMGDRLLMMHEGEIVLDISGETKRGLTVPDLIAAFERVRGEKFAEDRALL; from the coding sequence ATGTGGCTCATCCTGGAAGGGGTCGCGAAGACGTTTTACCCCGGAACCCCTTTGGAGCGCCCGGCCCTCCGCGGCATTTCCTTTACCCTTGCGGAGGGAGAATTCGCCGTCGTGATCGGGTCTAACGGCGCCGGGAAGTCCACGCTCCTCAACGTAATCGCCGGCACACACCGCCCCGACCGCGGAAAGATCTTCCTCGACGGAGAAGAGATCACCCGCGCGCCGGAGCACGTGCGTGCCCGCGCGATCGCCCGCGTCTTTCAGGATCCCTTGCAAGGTACGGCCCCGAGCCTTACGATCGCCGAAAACCTCGCCGTCGCCCTGAGACGCGGCGAGCGTCGGGGTCTTCGCGTTTCTACGGGTCCCAAGGAGCGGGAGCGGTTCCGCGAGGCGCTTCGGATCTTGGGTATGGGTCTCGAAGACCGCCTCGACGCCCGTGTAGGCACGCTTTCCGGCGGCGAGCGTCAGGCCCTTTCCCTCCTCATGGCCACCTTTACGCGTCCCAAACTCCTCCTCCTCGACGAACACACGGCCGCCCTCGACCCGAAGCGGGCGCGGGATATCGCCGCGCTCACGGAACGGCTCGTGCGGGAATGGCACCTCACCACCCTCATGGTCACCCACAACATGGAGCAGGCGATCGCCATGGGCGACCGCCTGCTCATGATGCACGAAGGGGAGATCGTGCTCGACATTTCCGGCGAAACGAAGCGGGGGCTCACCGTTCCCGACCTCATCGCCGCCTTTGAACGCGTTCGCGGGGAGAAGTTTGCTGAGGACCGGGCCCTTCTGTGA
- a CDS encoding ABC transporter permease, translating to MELLLGSLEQGLIFGILALGVYLTFRVLNFPDLTVDGSFPLGGAVAATLIVAGVSPAWATAAAFFAGVSAGLATALMNTKGGIHGLLAGILTMTGLYSINLRIMGTANVSLLRKGTLFTPIEELSGWMRHAALIGILLLVVLAVKLLLDAFLRTDLGLALRASGDNPRMAPSLGIDPHGSILLGLALANGLVALSGALMAQFQGYADIQMGIGMIVVGLASVILGEAVVRGDGVFRATLAAVVGAVLYRLVIAGALSLNLQTSDMKLVTALLVLVTLLGPRIWPGRFPRPLRGS from the coding sequence ATGGAACTCCTCCTCGGTTCACTCGAGCAAGGGCTCATCTTCGGGATCCTCGCCCTGGGGGTCTACCTCACCTTTCGCGTCCTCAATTTCCCGGATCTCACCGTAGACGGGAGCTTCCCCCTCGGGGGGGCCGTGGCGGCGACGCTCATCGTCGCGGGGGTTTCGCCCGCGTGGGCGACCGCCGCGGCTTTTTTTGCTGGGGTTTCGGCGGGGCTCGCGACGGCGCTCATGAACACGAAGGGTGGGATTCACGGCCTGCTCGCGGGGATCCTCACGATGACGGGTCTCTACTCGATCAACCTGCGAATCATGGGTACGGCCAACGTGTCTCTCCTCCGCAAGGGCACCCTCTTCACCCCCATCGAGGAACTTTCCGGGTGGATGCGGCACGCCGCGCTCATCGGGATCCTTCTCCTCGTCGTTCTCGCCGTGAAGCTCCTCTTGGACGCCTTTCTCCGGACGGATCTCGGTCTCGCCCTTCGGGCCTCGGGAGACAATCCGCGGATGGCCCCGAGCCTCGGGATTGACCCCCACGGGTCGATCCTCCTCGGTCTCGCCTTGGCAAACGGCCTTGTCGCCCTAAGCGGCGCGCTCATGGCGCAGTTTCAGGGCTATGCGGACATCCAGATGGGGATTGGCATGATCGTCGTAGGCCTCGCCTCCGTGATCTTGGGCGAGGCGGTCGTCCGGGGCGACGGCGTGTTTCGCGCCACCCTCGCTGCGGTCGTCGGTGCGGTCCTGTACCGGCTCGTGATTGCCGGTGCCCTTTCCCTTAACCTGCAGACTTCCGACATGAAGCTCGTCACTGCCCTCCTCGTCCTCGTCACGCTCCTCGGCCCCCGCATTTGGCCTGGGCGGTTTCCCCGCCCTCTTCGGGGATCTTAG
- a CDS encoding ABC transporter substrate-binding protein, whose product MPTRTVWRPGAVFVLAFLLAVLTLGGCSSGNTASGKTYTVGVVQIVSHVALDAARQGFVDGLKEEGFEEGKNLKLILRNAENSQDTARQIADKFVSDRVDLILAIATPAAQAAAQATKTTSIPVVITAVTDPVAAGLVKSLEKPGTNVTGTTDMNPVEDQLALVLDVAKGKRVGILYNSGEVNSRVQVDIAKEAAKKLGLELVERTVTNTNEVQQAAEALAAQGVNAFYIPTDNTVVAGLPNVLQVAERHKIPVIAGEGDSVKNGALATYGIDYYSLGKQTAKMAAKILRGEAKPQDMPIERQKDLKFFLNLKAAERMGVEVPDAWKKRANETY is encoded by the coding sequence GTGCCGACGAGGACGGTGTGGCGGCCGGGAGCGGTGTTCGTCCTCGCCTTCCTTCTCGCTGTTTTGACCCTTGGGGGATGCAGTTCGGGGAACACCGCGTCGGGGAAGACGTACACCGTGGGCGTCGTCCAGATTGTCTCGCACGTCGCCCTCGATGCGGCGCGGCAAGGGTTCGTCGACGGGTTGAAAGAGGAAGGATTCGAAGAGGGCAAGAACCTCAAGCTTATCCTCCGCAACGCCGAAAATTCGCAGGATACGGCACGCCAGATCGCCGACAAGTTCGTCTCCGATCGCGTCGACCTCATCCTCGCCATTGCTACTCCAGCGGCGCAGGCTGCGGCGCAAGCGACGAAGACGACCTCCATCCCCGTGGTGATCACCGCCGTCACCGACCCTGTGGCCGCGGGGCTCGTAAAGTCCCTCGAAAAGCCGGGGACGAACGTCACGGGGACGACGGACATGAACCCCGTAGAGGACCAGCTCGCCCTCGTCCTCGACGTCGCCAAGGGGAAGCGCGTCGGCATCCTCTACAACTCCGGCGAGGTGAACTCGCGGGTTCAGGTGGACATCGCCAAGGAAGCGGCGAAGAAGCTTGGCCTCGAACTCGTCGAGCGCACGGTGACGAACACGAACGAGGTGCAACAGGCGGCGGAGGCCTTGGCGGCGCAAGGGGTCAACGCCTTCTACATCCCCACGGACAACACGGTCGTTGCGGGCCTTCCGAACGTCTTGCAGGTGGCGGAAAGGCACAAAATCCCCGTGATCGCCGGGGAAGGGGATTCCGTGAAGAACGGCGCCCTCGCCACCTACGGGATCGACTACTACTCTCTGGGCAAGCAGACGGCCAAGATGGCCGCCAAGATCCTCCGCGGGGAAGCGAAACCCCAGGACATGCCGATCGAACGGCAAAAGGATCTCAAGTTCTTCCTCAACCTCAAAGCGGCGGAGCGGATGGGCGTAGAAGTTCCCGACGCGTGGAAGAAGCGCGCAAACGAGACCTACTAA
- the dcd gene encoding dCTP deaminase, whose amino-acid sequence MTDAREFLSPTPDPNSERILPEEKGEAASGVLHDAAIEALARRGMIEPFTPKQVREVDGRKIISYGLSSFGYDVRIAGEFYIFASLDAAVVDPKDFPAHAMVRKEVGPHEAVIIPPNSYALGRSLEYFRMPEDVVGICLGKSTYARAGIIVNVTPLEPGWEGHVTIEISNATPLPAKVYAHEGIMQVVFLRGVRPGVTYRDRGGKYQMQRGVTFPRV is encoded by the coding sequence TTGACGGACGCAAGGGAGTTCCTTTCCCCAACCCCCGATCCGAACTCCGAACGGATCCTACCGGAAGAAAAAGGCGAAGCGGCGTCGGGAGTGCTCCACGACGCCGCAATCGAGGCGCTCGCCAGACGGGGAATGATCGAACCGTTTACGCCGAAGCAGGTGCGGGAAGTAGACGGGAGGAAGATCATTTCCTACGGACTTTCGAGCTTCGGCTACGACGTCCGCATCGCGGGAGAGTTTTACATCTTTGCCTCCCTAGACGCCGCCGTCGTCGATCCAAAGGATTTCCCTGCACACGCCATGGTGCGGAAGGAGGTCGGGCCGCACGAGGCGGTGATCATTCCGCCAAACAGCTACGCCCTCGGCCGCTCCCTCGAATACTTCCGCATGCCGGAAGACGTCGTCGGAATCTGCCTCGGAAAGTCCACGTACGCCCGGGCGGGGATCATCGTAAACGTCACGCCGCTCGAACCGGGTTGGGAAGGCCACGTCACGATCGAAATCTCCAACGCCACGCCGCTCCCTGCGAAAGTGTACGCCCACGAAGGGATCATGCAGGTCGTCTTCCTACGCGGGGTGCGCCCCGGCGTCACGTACCGAGACCGCGGAGGAAAATACCAGATGCAGCGGGGCGTGACTTTCCCCCGTGTGTGA
- the hemB gene encoding porphobilinogen synthase produces the protein MSDPFARLRRLRASEALRTLVRETTLDAADLVYPIFVTEGQGIRREVPSMPGVFQLTVDRLPYEAEELLQLGIRAVILFGVLPPERKDERGSGAYDPDGIVQRALRELKRTHPELVLIADTCLCEYTSHGHCGLVEDGKVLNDASLPLHAAAALSQVQAGADVVAPSSMMDGVVAAIRSTLNEHGFTDVPILAYSVKYASAFYGPFRDAAQSAPAFGDRRTYQMDPANAREALREAEADVAQGADLLMVKPALAYLDVIRLLRERFPHPLVAYNVSGEYSMVKAAARLGWLDERRTVREILLGIRRAGADLIITYHAKDVARWLKDGSFWEG, from the coding sequence ATGAGCGATCCCTTTGCCAGGCTTCGGCGCCTGCGCGCCAGCGAAGCTCTGCGCACCCTCGTCCGCGAGACGACGTTGGATGCAGCCGACCTCGTGTACCCGATCTTTGTAACGGAAGGTCAGGGCATTCGGCGCGAGGTTCCCTCCATGCCAGGGGTCTTCCAGCTCACCGTGGACCGGCTGCCCTACGAGGCGGAGGAACTCTTGCAACTCGGGATTCGCGCCGTGATTCTCTTTGGCGTTCTGCCGCCAGAACGAAAGGACGAGCGCGGGAGCGGCGCCTACGATCCGGATGGGATCGTCCAGCGGGCGTTGCGCGAGCTCAAGCGCACGCACCCCGAGCTCGTCCTCATAGCAGACACCTGTCTCTGCGAGTACACCTCACACGGACACTGCGGCCTTGTGGAAGATGGGAAGGTACTCAACGACGCCTCACTTCCCCTGCACGCGGCTGCCGCGCTTTCGCAGGTTCAGGCGGGGGCGGACGTCGTCGCCCCCTCCAGCATGATGGACGGCGTAGTGGCGGCGATCCGTAGTACGCTCAACGAGCATGGGTTCACCGACGTTCCCATCCTCGCCTACTCCGTAAAGTACGCCTCTGCCTTCTACGGCCCGTTTCGCGATGCGGCGCAATCGGCGCCGGCCTTTGGCGACCGCCGTACGTACCAGATGGACCCGGCGAACGCCCGCGAGGCCCTGCGCGAGGCGGAGGCGGACGTCGCGCAGGGGGCCGACCTCCTCATGGTGAAACCCGCGCTCGCCTATCTCGACGTGATCCGCCTCCTTCGCGAGCGCTTCCCCCATCCGCTCGTGGCGTACAACGTAAGCGGCGAATACAGCATGGTCAAGGCCGCCGCCCGCCTGGGTTGGCTGGACGAACGCCGTACCGTGCGGGAAATTCTCCTCGGAATTCGTCGGGCCGGGGCCGACCTCATCATCACTTACCACGCCAAGGACGTGGCCCGTTGGCTGAAGGACGGTTCGTTTTGGGAGGGCTAA
- a CDS encoding uroporphyrinogen-III synthase — protein MDPSAFPLRGLRVLVTRPQEDAQETAELVASQGGVPVVCPLLAVVPLPLAPSDASRLRSLASYDLLLLTSRNAVRILREALPPEVALGPSPRVACVGPRTAEAFLQAFGRPPDLVAEEETGEGLARAVLAGVSEGARRALFPRARKAREVLPERLRAAGWTVDEVVLYDTLPDAKGQACARKALAEGAVDVVLLFSPSAVTALVHALEGEEDLLRRVALACIGPVTARRLEEFGLTPAVQPEHYTAEALVAALGRAVAEGKLPVRERR, from the coding sequence TTGGATCCGTCGGCTTTCCCGCTTCGCGGGTTGCGCGTCCTCGTGACGCGCCCACAAGAAGATGCCCAAGAGACGGCAGAGCTCGTCGCGTCGCAAGGAGGGGTTCCGGTCGTCTGCCCTCTCCTCGCCGTCGTCCCCCTCCCCCTGGCTCCTTCCGACGCTTCCCGCCTGCGCTCCCTCGCCTCCTATGACCTCCTCCTCCTCACGAGCCGAAACGCAGTCCGCATTTTGCGGGAGGCGTTGCCGCCGGAAGTCGCGCTCGGACCATCCCCGCGCGTGGCCTGCGTCGGGCCGCGGACGGCGGAGGCCTTCCTCCAAGCCTTCGGTCGCCCGCCGGACCTCGTGGCGGAGGAGGAGACCGGAGAAGGACTTGCCCGGGCCGTGCTTGCGGGAGTTTCCGAGGGGGCGCGGCGCGCGTTGTTCCCCCGCGCGCGGAAGGCGCGCGAGGTCCTTCCCGAGCGCCTGCGGGCGGCCGGGTGGACGGTAGACGAGGTGGTGCTCTACGACACCCTTCCGGACGCCAAAGGGCAGGCGTGCGCCCGCAAAGCCCTTGCCGAAGGTGCCGTGGACGTCGTGCTCCTCTTCAGCCCGTCGGCGGTCACCGCTCTCGTTCACGCTTTGGAAGGGGAAGAGGACCTCCTTCGCCGCGTAGCTCTCGCGTGCATCGGTCCCGTGACGGCACGGCGCCTCGAGGAGTTCGGCCTTACGCCGGCGGTGCAACCGGAACACTACACGGCGGAGGCGCTCGTTGCGGCCCTTGGCCGCGCGGTTGCCGAGGGAAAACTTCCCGTACGGGAAAGGAGGTGA